In Saimiri boliviensis isolate mSaiBol1 chromosome 12, mSaiBol1.pri, whole genome shotgun sequence, one genomic interval encodes:
- the PSTK gene encoding L-seryl-tRNA(Sec) kinase isoform X2 produces the protein MKTAENSRGTGSDGPLKRGLCVLCGLPAAGKSTFARALAHRLRQEQGWAVGVVAYDDVMPDAFLAGASALPAPSQWKLLRQELLKYLEYFLMAVINGCQMSAPPNRTEAMWEDFITCLKDQDLILNAAFEAQSCYLLTKTAVSRPLFLVLDDNFYYQSMRYEVYQLARKYSLGFCQLFLDCPLETCLQRNGQRPRALPAETIRLMGRKLEKPNPEKNAWEHNSLTLQSPVCASGASLEVTDLLLTALENPVKYAEDNLEQKDTDRIICSTNILHTADVTLRRIVSQTMKEAKGMMCQLCGNQEGFSEMTFKQRCKRRERTNRPGIWRTILGNEHIKCRSPEAGCLECYRIRERPLSMA, from the exons ATGAAGACCGCCGAGAACTCCAGAGGAACCGGCAGCGACGGGCCGCTGAAACGAGGCCTCTGCGTCCTCTGCGGCCTCCCCGCGGCAGGAAAATCGACTTTCGCGCGCGCCCTCGCCCACAGGCTGCGGCAGGAGCAGGGCTGGGCCGTCGGCGTCGTCGCGTATGATGACGTCATGCCAGACGCGTTTCTCGCCGGGGCAAGCGCTCTCCCGGCG CCATCCCAATGGAAATTGCTTCGACAGGAACTGTTGAAGTACCTGGAATACTTCTTGATGGCTGTGATTAATGGGTGTCAGATGTCTGCCCCACCCAACAGGACTGAAGCCATGTGGGAAGATTTTATAACCTGCTTAAAGGATCAAGATCTGATACTTAATGCAGCATTTGAGGCCCAGTCTTGCTACCTCTTAACAAAAACTGCTGTTTCTAGacctttatttttggttttggatGACAATTTTTATTATCAAAGTATGAGATATGAAGTCTACCAACTGGCTCGGAAat ATTCATTGGGCTTTTGCCAGCTCTTTTTAGATTGTCCTCTTGAGACCTGTTTACAGAGGAATGGCCAGAGGCCACGAGCACTGCCTGCTGAGACCATCCGCCTGATGGGAAGAAAGCTGGAAAAGCCCAACCCTGAGAAAAATGCCTGGGAACACAACAGCCTCACACTGCAGAGTCCAGTGTGTGCCTCAGGGGCCAG CCTGGAGGTGACTGATTTATTGCTCACTGCTTTGGAAAATCCAGTAAAATATGCTGAGGACAATCTGGAACAAAAG GACACAGACAGAATTATTTGTTCAACAAACATTCTTCATACAGCTGATGTGACACTCCGAAGAATTGTATCTCAGACAATGAAGGAAGCAAAAGGTATGATGTGTCAGTTATGT GGTAATCAGGAAGGCTTCTCAGAGATGACATTTAAGCAAAGatgtaaaagaagagaaagaacaaaccGTCCAGGTATCTGGAGGACCATTCTAGGCAATGAACACATCAAGTGCAGAAGCCCAGAAGCTGGTTGTTTGGAATGTTACAGAATCAGAGAGAGGCCATTGAGCATGGCGTGA
- the PSTK gene encoding L-seryl-tRNA(Sec) kinase isoform X1: protein MKTAENSRGTGSDGPLKRGLCVLCGLPAAGKSTFARALAHRLRQEQGWAVGVVAYDDVMPDAFLAGASALPAPSQWKLLRQELLKYLEYFLMAVINGCQMSAPPNRTEAMWEDFITCLKDQDLILNAAFEAQSCYLLTKTAVSRPLFLVLDDNFYYQSMRYEVYQLARKYSLGFCQLFLDCPLETCLQRNGQRPRALPAETIRLMGRKLEKPNPEKNAWEHNSLTLQSPVCASGASLEVTDLLLTALENPVKYAEDNLEQKDTDRIICSTNILHTADVTLRRIVSQTMKEAKDERVLPYKLKLLAEELNKLKAEFLEDLKQGNKKYLCFQQTTDVSDVISFFHYEKDNIVQKYFSKQH, encoded by the exons ATGAAGACCGCCGAGAACTCCAGAGGAACCGGCAGCGACGGGCCGCTGAAACGAGGCCTCTGCGTCCTCTGCGGCCTCCCCGCGGCAGGAAAATCGACTTTCGCGCGCGCCCTCGCCCACAGGCTGCGGCAGGAGCAGGGCTGGGCCGTCGGCGTCGTCGCGTATGATGACGTCATGCCAGACGCGTTTCTCGCCGGGGCAAGCGCTCTCCCGGCG CCATCCCAATGGAAATTGCTTCGACAGGAACTGTTGAAGTACCTGGAATACTTCTTGATGGCTGTGATTAATGGGTGTCAGATGTCTGCCCCACCCAACAGGACTGAAGCCATGTGGGAAGATTTTATAACCTGCTTAAAGGATCAAGATCTGATACTTAATGCAGCATTTGAGGCCCAGTCTTGCTACCTCTTAACAAAAACTGCTGTTTCTAGacctttatttttggttttggatGACAATTTTTATTATCAAAGTATGAGATATGAAGTCTACCAACTGGCTCGGAAat ATTCATTGGGCTTTTGCCAGCTCTTTTTAGATTGTCCTCTTGAGACCTGTTTACAGAGGAATGGCCAGAGGCCACGAGCACTGCCTGCTGAGACCATCCGCCTGATGGGAAGAAAGCTGGAAAAGCCCAACCCTGAGAAAAATGCCTGGGAACACAACAGCCTCACACTGCAGAGTCCAGTGTGTGCCTCAGGGGCCAG CCTGGAGGTGACTGATTTATTGCTCACTGCTTTGGAAAATCCAGTAAAATATGCTGAGGACAATCTGGAACAAAAG GACACAGACAGAATTATTTGTTCAACAAACATTCTTCATACAGCTGATGTGACACTCCGAAGAATTGTATCTCAGACAATGAAGGAAGCAAAAG ATGAACGAGTGCTTCCTTACAAATTGAAGCTTCTAGCAGAAGAACTTAACAAGCTCAAAGCTGAGTTTTTGGAAGACctaaaacaaggaaacaaaaaatatctgTGCTTTCAACAAACCACTGATGTATCagatgtcatttctttttttcattatgaGAAAGATAATATTGTACAGAAGTATTTTTCAAAGCAGCattaa